In Nocardioides sp. JS614, the sequence CCGGCTGCCCGGGGGAGCGCGGCTCGCGGCCGGCTCCTGGGTGATGGCCTACACCTCCGTCGTGATCCGTCGCCACAGCATGCGCGAGGTGTCGATGGACGAGATGGTCTACGACCGCAAGGCGTGCAGCGCGGTCCTGGCCGACTTCGTCGCAACCTGCGTGCGGGCGGGCAAGAGCATCGTCGTCTCCGGGGTCCAAGGCAGCGGCAAGACCACCTGGGTCCGGGCCCTGTGCTCGTGCATCCCGCCCTGGGAGATGATCGGCACCTTCGAAACCGAGTTCGAGCTGCACCTGCACGAGCTCGTCGACCGCCACAAGATCGTCCACGCGTGGGAGCACCGCCCCGGATCCGGCGAGGTCGGCATCGACGGCCGCCAGGCCGGTGAGTTCAGCCTCGAGGAGGCCATCCACCACTCCTTCCGGTTCAGCCTCGCCCGCCAGATCGTCGGTGAGGTCCGCGGCCCGGAGGTCTGGAACATGCTCAAGGCCATGGAGTCCGGGCCGGGCTCGATCAGCACCACCCACGCCCGCAGTGCCGAGCACACGATCGAGAAGCTCGTCTCCTGCGCCATGGAGAAAGGCCCCCAGGTCACCCGCGAGCTGGCGATCAGCAAGCTGGCCGCCGCGATCGACATCGTGATGTACCTGCGCTCGGAGGTCGTCGCCAATCCCGACGGCACCTTCCGCAAGCAGCGCTGGGTCGAGGAGGTCCTGGTCGTCCAGCCCAGCATCGACGCCGCCAGGGGATACGCCACCACCCCGATCTTCACCCCTAACCAGCTCGGCCAGGCCGTCGCGACCGGCAAGCTCGACAACTTCCTCGCCCAGGAGCTGGCGCGGCATGGGTTCGACCTCGAGGCGTACAAGGCCGAGTCCCAGGCCAACCCGGGGGTGGCCACCTCATGAGCACTGCGTTCCTGCCCGCCGTCTTCGGTGCGCTCATCGTCATCGGTCTGATCGGGATGGTCTACGCGCTAATCCCCGCGCCGCCGGAGCCGCCGCGGCCCGCCCGGACCGTCACCCCGTTCGGGCGGCTGGGGAACTGGTTCGTCCGGCTCGACCGGCGCACCCGGATGCTGATGGTCGGCGGTGCCATGGCTGGCCTCCTGGTCGCGCTGGTGACCGGCTGGGTGATCGCGATCGTGCTCGTCCCGGCCGGGATCGTCGGTATCCCGCTGTTGCTGACGCCCCCGCCGGCGGCCGCGAGCATCGAGAAGCTCGAGGCGCTCGAGGAGTGGACGCGGTCCCTGTCGGGCAAGCTGACCGCCGGCCAGTCCCTGCGCTCGGCGCTCATTAAGTCCCTGCAGTCCGCGCCGGCGCCGATCGAGCGCGAGGTCGGACTGATGGTCTCCCGGTTGTGGAACAACACCGCCAGCACCGAGGACGTGCTGCGCGCCTTCGCCGAGGACCTCAACGACTCCACCGGCGACGTCGTCGCCAGCCAGCTGATCCTTGCCGCCAGCGGCCGCGGCCAGGCCGGACTGTCGAAGGCCTTGGACGCCCTCGCTGAGACCGTCGCCTCCGACGTGCGCGCTCGCCGCCAGATTGCCGCCGACCAGGCCAAGCCCCGCACCACCGCCCGCACCGTCACCGTGATCACCCTCGGTGTGCTGGGCATGCTCGCCTTCACCGGGGACTACATCGAGCCCTACGGGTCCCCGCTGGGCCAGGTCATCCTCGCCGTCCTGCTCTCGGCCTACGTGGCCACGCTGCTGTGGATGCGCCGGATGGCTGTCGCCAAGCCGCTCCCGCGGTTCCTCGACCTCCAGGCCCGCAACGCCCACCGCGCCGCCCAGCGCACGGCACCGGGCGAGAAGGAAGGAGCGCTCGCATGACCGGCTTGCAGATCGCGCTCGCCAGCGGCACCCTCATCGGACTGGCCCTCGCCCTGCTCGTATGGCGCATCGCGCCCTCCGACCCCGACCTGGTCGACGCGCTGGACCGTCTCTCACCTGACCACGTCGTGCCCCGCCGCAACACTCCCGGCCTCGACGTCGACACCGGCACCGGCTCGGCGGTCGATCGGATCGGCTTGTGGGCGATGAAGAACCTGCCCGGCGGCGCCTGGGCCCACACGCCTCGCAAGGACCTGGCCATCCTGCAGATCAGCGAGACCCGGTTCTACGGCGAGAAGGTCGTCTGGGCTGCGCTCGGCCTGATCATGCCGCCGCTGCTGGCCGCCTTCTTCACTCTGATCGGCCTTCCGCTGCCGTTCGCCATTCCGACGCTCGGCTCGCTGGCCCTGGCAGCCCTGTTCTGGTTCATGCCCAACTACAACGCCGCCGACGATGCCAAGAAGGCCCGCATCGAGTTCAGCCGCGCCCTGGGCGCCTACATCGACATGGTGGCCACCGGCGTCCGCGACGGATCCAGCGGCCAGCAGGCGCTGCGCTCGGCAGCCGAGGTCGGCGACAAGTGGGTCTTCAAGCGGATCGAGAGCGAGCTGCGCCGCGCCCGCTACATGACCCGCGCACCCTGGGACTCCCTGCACGGTCTCGCCGACGAGCTCGCCGTCCCCGAGCTCGATGACCTCGCCGACATCATGCAGCAGTCCGGCCAGGACGGAGCCCAGATCTACAACAACCTCCGGGCCCGCGCCGCCGCACTCCGCTCGGCGATGCTCAGCGCCGAGGTCGGCAAGGCCAACGCCACCTCCGAGCGCATGTACATCCCAGCCAGCCTGCTCGGCATCGTCTTCATGGCGATCCTCGTCACCCCCTCCCTGCTCCGCTTCACCACCTGACCGACCTAACACCGACCCCAAAGAACCAGGGTCACCCAGACCGCCAACCGAACAACCAGGAAGGAAGAACCCCGATGTTGAAGCTCTTCATCGCCCTCCAGATGGCGGCGCTGACCTCGCTCGCCTCCCTCGAGGACCGCGTCACCAGGCAGCGCGACGAGCGCGGCTCCGTCACGATCGAGCAGGTCCTGTGGGCCGGCGCCGTGATCGTCATCGTCGGCATCGTCGTCGCGGCCATCAAGTTCTTCGTGACCAGCGAGTCCGCCAAGATCAAGTAGGCCGCCATGTTCGCCAGCCTCTACCGCCGCAGCCGGGACGAGCGCGGGTCGGTGACCATCCAGATGGTCTTCCTGATGCCCGCGCTGTTCCTGCTGATGTTCCTCGGCCTCCAAGGCGCCCTGTACTACCACGCGAAGCAGGTAGCGCTCGCGGCCGCGCAGGAGGGCGCCCGTGAGGCGGGCAGCGAGACCGGCACCCGCGATGCCGGTGTGGCCACGGCGAACACGTTCCTCCAGGACGCCGGAGGCTCCGACGTGATGACCTCCACCAGCGTCTCCGGATCACGGACCACGACCACGGCCACGATCACCGTGACGGGCAAGTCCATGAGCGTCATCCCCGGCTGGCACGTGACCGTCACCCAGAGCGCCAGCGTCCCGGTCGAGAGGCTCACCGAATGACCAGGCAGACGAGGCGGACCAGCGCACGCCGCCGGCGCCGGGACGAGCGCGGGTCGGTGGCCATCGAGGCCGCGATCGGTGTCCCGGCCTTCGGCCTGTTCGTGGCGATGATCATCCTCGGCGGCCGCGTGGAGATGGCCAAGCAGTCCGTGGACGCAGCCGCCTACGAGGCGGCACGAGCGGCCTCCATCGAGCGAACTCAGAGCGAGGCCATCACCTCCGGCAAGTCCGCGGCCACCAGCAGCCTGCACGACCAGGGCCTGCAGTGCACGACCACCAACATCACGATCAACGCTGCGGCCTTCAACGCCCCGCTGGGAACCACCGCCCAGGTCACCGCCACCGTGACCTGCAAGGTCGACGTGGCGGACCTGAGCATCCCCGGCCTGCCCGGCACCCGGACGATCACCGCCACCGCCAGCAGCCCCGTCGACGCCTACCGGGAGCGCCGATGATGACCGCCCGCATCCGCAGTCTCACGACGCGGCGCTCGCGTGATGAGCGCGGCTCCATCAGCGTCTGGTTCGCCACCGCAGCACTGGCGATGATCATCCTCGTCGGGATGGCCGTCGACCTCGGCGGCAAGGTCCACACCCAGCAGCAAGCCCGCAGCGCTGCCGCCCAGGCCGCCCGCACCGGCGCCCAGGAGGTTCAGGGCTCGACCGCAGTCCGCGGCGAGGACCTCCGCGTCGACCTCACCGCCGCCAAGACGGCCGCCATGGACTATCTCCGCGCCGCCGGCGTGGAGGGAACCGTCCGCGTCGTCGACGGCGACACCCTGATCGTCACCACCACCGACACATACACCAGCAAGTTCCTCGGGATCATCGGCCTGGACACAATGCAGGTCACCGGGGAGGCGTCCGCGCGGCTCATCCGCGCCGAAGGAGGCATCGAGAGATGACCACGCCCACCCATCCCACCCTGGGCCAGCGGCTCACCGGCCTCGCAGCCTCGATCGCCGTACTCGGCATCGTCCTCGGGCTGCCCGCACTATTCCTCGCGATCGGTGCCAGCCCAATCCCGGACCACGTCCCGACCCTGGACGGCATCAAGAACGCGCTCATGGCGCCCGACGACGGCACCCTCGTCCTCGGCCTGTTCAAGGTGATCGGCTGGGTCGCGTGGGCCTTCATGGCGCTGAGCCTGGTCGTGGAGGCCATCGCACGGCTCCGCAAGGTCCAGGCGCCCCAGCTGCCGGGCCTGGGCCGGCCGCAGGCCGCAGCACGCGGCCTCATCGGCCTCGCCGCTCTGCTGTTCATCGCCGCGCCCATCGCCGCCCAGGCAGCCACGATCACCACGGCCGCCGCGGCGCCGGTGACGGTGGGACCTGTCAACGCCGGTGCCGCCGACCAGGCACCCGCCCAGCAGGACGTCAAGGTCGAGACGAAGCAGGAGCGCCAGCGCAAGACCGTCGACCACGCTGTGAAGCCGGGGGAGAGCCTGTGGTCGATCGCCGAGAACCACTTCGGCGACGGTGCCCGCTACAAGGAGCTCGTCGAACTCAACCGCGACCTCCTCGGCGCGCAGCCGAGCTTCCTCGAGCCCGGTTGGGTTCTCAAGCTGCCCGCGGTCAACGGCGGGGCACCGGCGCACGACTACACGGTGCAGCCCACCGACACCCTCAGCGAGATCGCCCAAGAGCAGCTCGGCGACGCCGACCGCTGGCCCGAGATCTACCGGGCCTCCAGCGGCATCACCCAGCCCGGCGGGGCCCGGCTGACCGACCCCGACGTCATCGAGGTCGGCTGGAAGCTCAACATCCCCGGCGCCGAGCAGGGAGGCAGTCACGACGACACCCGGCACCAGCAGCCGCGCGACGTCGAGCCCGAGACGCCCGCCAGCCCCGAGGACCAGCGGCCCGTCGACCCGCCGGCCGAGGAGGAGCCGCCGGTCGCCCACGAGCCTGAGGTGCCCGAGGTACCCGAGACGGCCGTGCCCGACGCGCCGCCCCAAGCCGAGGCGCCGGCGTCGCCGGCCGCCGACGTCGACCAGGTCGACGACGCTGACGACTCGATCCTCGACGCGCCGTGGGTCCTCGCCGGTCTGACCGGCGGGGGCGTCCTGCTGTCCGGGGCGCTGCTCATGGCCCTGCGGTCCCGCCGCCGCGCCGGCTACCGGAACCGGACGCCCGGCCGCGCGATCGCCGCGCCGCCTTCGGAGCTCGCGCCGGTCGAGATGACCCTGAACGCCACCGGTGCCGCGGCCGCGGCGACCGTGGAGTTCGCGGACGAGGCGCTGCGCCGCCTCGCGGCCGCCGTCGGCGCGCAGGGCACCACGATGCCGCCGCTCGCTGCCGTGGAGCTCGGGCACGGCAAGTTGACCCTGCACCTGAGCGCGCCGGCCGCAGTCCCGGCGCCCTGGGTAGGCAGCACGGACCAGACCCACTGGCAGGTCAGCACGGACACCGCCGTCGACGAGCTCGGCCCCGACACCGGCAACGTCGAGCCGCCCTACCCGCTACTGGCCACAATCGGCATGAGCGACACAGGGGAGACGTGGCTGCTCAATTGCGAGGAGCTGTCCACACTCACCATTAGCGGCGACCCGACCTACGGCCGGGACTTCGCCCGCCACCTCGCCGCGCAGCTCGCCGTCAACCCGTGGTCGCGCCGCGTCCAGGTCGACTGCATCGGCGTGGCTGAGGAAGCCGTCGCCATGGACGAGCGGATCAGCTACTACCCGACCGGATCAGCCGGGTCACCCGCGACCGCGGAGGCCCTCGCGGCCGCCGTCACCACTGTCGACCGGGCGAAGCGACATGACACCGACGCGTCCACGGCGCGCACCGGCAGCGTCGACGACGACACCTGGCCCGCCCGGATGCTGTTGCTCGACGCGGCGGCCGGAGACCCCGAGGACCTTGAGCAACTGCTGCAGCTGGTCACCAACCACGTCGGGCAGTCCGCCACCTCCATCGTCGTCGCCGGCGAGCGTCCCAACACACCGGGCGCCGTCCTGCACATGACGAACACCGGCCGCGTCGTCCTCGAGCACGCCGGCCTCAACCTCATCGCCGTCGGCCTCACCAGCGACGAAGCCCGCGGCTGCGCCCTGGTCTACGCACAGAGCGAGGTCGCCGAGGACGTCCCCGTGCCGGTCGACGAGACCGTCACCGACGGCTGGGAGGCCTACACCGACCAGTCCGGGGCACTGCGCCGCGAGTACACCCTGCCGCGCAACACCCCCGCGGACACCGTCGACGAGCCGCTGTCCTCCCTCCTGGAGGGCGACGACGAGGACTACATCCGTCAGAGCGCGATCGTGCAGGAGGACCTCGAGACGCTGGCGCCGAAGGTGCCCGAGCACGTCCGAGCCGAGGTCGAGCAGAGCGACCCCACTCTCGACCAGGACATCGCCGACTGGTTCTCGACCAACAGCGACCGTCCACGGCTCAGCCTGCTCGGTCCGGTCACCGCGCGCACCCACGGCAAGGCCCTGGCCAAGCGC encodes:
- a CDS encoding LysM peptidoglycan-binding domain-containing protein encodes the protein MTTPTHPTLGQRLTGLAASIAVLGIVLGLPALFLAIGASPIPDHVPTLDGIKNALMAPDDGTLVLGLFKVIGWVAWAFMALSLVVEAIARLRKVQAPQLPGLGRPQAAARGLIGLAALLFIAAPIAAQAATITTAAAAPVTVGPVNAGAADQAPAQQDVKVETKQERQRKTVDHAVKPGESLWSIAENHFGDGARYKELVELNRDLLGAQPSFLEPGWVLKLPAVNGGAPAHDYTVQPTDTLSEIAQEQLGDADRWPEIYRASSGITQPGGARLTDPDVIEVGWKLNIPGAEQGGSHDDTRHQQPRDVEPETPASPEDQRPVDPPAEEEPPVAHEPEVPEVPETAVPDAPPQAEAPASPAADVDQVDDADDSILDAPWVLAGLTGGGVLLSGALLMALRSRRRAGYRNRTPGRAIAAPPSELAPVEMTLNATGAAAAATVEFADEALRRLAAAVGAQGTTMPPLAAVELGHGKLTLHLSAPAAVPAPWVGSTDQTHWQVSTDTAVDELGPDTGNVEPPYPLLATIGMSDTGETWLLNCEELSTLTISGDPTYGRDFARHLAAQLAVNPWSRRVQVDCIGVAEEAVAMDERISYYPTGSAGSPATAEALAAAVTTVDRAKRHDTDASTARTGSVDDDTWPARMLLLDAAAGDPEDLEQLLQLVTNHVGQSATSIVVAGERPNTPGAVLHMTNTGRVVLEHAGLNLIAVGLTSDEARGCALVYAQSEVAEDVPVPVDETVTDGWEAYTDQSGALRREYTLPRNTPADTVDEPLSSLLEGDDEDYIRQSAIVQEDLETLAPKVPEHVRAEVEQSDPTLDQDIADWFSTNSDRPRLSLLGPVTARTHGKALAKRKPYFTELLAYLALHRKHGATREEIGEAFGITPGKVRDYTNTVREWLGTNPTTGEPHLPHADKAPATKLRGVNVYQVDDGLLVDLHLFLRLRKRGQARGGAEGVADLCTALELVGEAKPFSQLREEGWSWLVNEPDRVDLMASGWIADVALIVVTEALAAGDLVKARSVAYVANRADPDGESTRLCLAHVMKAEGDQLEADRILREEICNRSDDGDAPMELSERTKTIISTHGWLAS
- a CDS encoding pilus assembly protein TadG-related protein, which translates into the protein MMTARIRSLTTRRSRDERGSISVWFATAALAMIILVGMAVDLGGKVHTQQQARSAAAQAARTGAQEVQGSTAVRGEDLRVDLTAAKTAAMDYLRAAGVEGTVRVVDGDTLIVTTTDTYTSKFLGIIGLDTMQVTGEASARLIRAEGGIER
- a CDS encoding type II secretion system F family protein — translated: MTGLQIALASGTLIGLALALLVWRIAPSDPDLVDALDRLSPDHVVPRRNTPGLDVDTGTGSAVDRIGLWAMKNLPGGAWAHTPRKDLAILQISETRFYGEKVVWAALGLIMPPLLAAFFTLIGLPLPFAIPTLGSLALAALFWFMPNYNAADDAKKARIEFSRALGAYIDMVATGVRDGSSGQQALRSAAEVGDKWVFKRIESELRRARYMTRAPWDSLHGLADELAVPELDDLADIMQQSGQDGAQIYNNLRARAAALRSAMLSAEVGKANATSERMYIPASLLGIVFMAILVTPSLLRFTT
- a CDS encoding TadE/TadG family type IV pilus assembly protein, which gives rise to MFASLYRRSRDERGSVTIQMVFLMPALFLLMFLGLQGALYYHAKQVALAAAQEGAREAGSETGTRDAGVATANTFLQDAGGSDVMTSTSVSGSRTTTTATITVTGKSMSVIPGWHVTVTQSASVPVERLTE
- a CDS encoding TadE/TadG family type IV pilus assembly protein; amino-acid sequence: MTRQTRRTSARRRRRDERGSVAIEAAIGVPAFGLFVAMIILGGRVEMAKQSVDAAAYEAARAASIERTQSEAITSGKSAATSSLHDQGLQCTTTNITINAAAFNAPLGTTAQVTATVTCKVDVADLSIPGLPGTRTITATASSPVDAYRERR
- a CDS encoding type II secretion system F family protein — translated: MSTAFLPAVFGALIVIGLIGMVYALIPAPPEPPRPARTVTPFGRLGNWFVRLDRRTRMLMVGGAMAGLLVALVTGWVIAIVLVPAGIVGIPLLLTPPPAAASIEKLEALEEWTRSLSGKLTAGQSLRSALIKSLQSAPAPIEREVGLMVSRLWNNTASTEDVLRAFAEDLNDSTGDVVASQLILAASGRGQAGLSKALDALAETVASDVRARRQIAADQAKPRTTARTVTVITLGVLGMLAFTGDYIEPYGSPLGQVILAVLLSAYVATLLWMRRMAVAKPLPRFLDLQARNAHRAAQRTAPGEKEGALA
- a CDS encoding CpaF family protein codes for the protein MSTNGHHPETNRRDPLRADEWLEARHPANREQTSPFARGRGSNGTPPPPPVVEDDDPTSLPIFAGAWTSEGEGQMPGRARSEFSLRPLVAPAPEQHQDTRGTDGEVELDWELIAQYRAEISARLTARLDKEGGRVTEEDREQMGLDVIEELIKSEAETLVSTGRPPWTKDHEKALKSALHAALFGLGRLQPLVEREDVENIIVIARGPVCSVWLELVDGTLVEAAPIADSEDELREFLSDLGARQNRPFTEARPHLDLRLPGGARLAAGSWVMAYTSVVIRRHSMREVSMDEMVYDRKACSAVLADFVATCVRAGKSIVVSGVQGSGKTTWVRALCSCIPPWEMIGTFETEFELHLHELVDRHKIVHAWEHRPGSGEVGIDGRQAGEFSLEEAIHHSFRFSLARQIVGEVRGPEVWNMLKAMESGPGSISTTHARSAEHTIEKLVSCAMEKGPQVTRELAISKLAAAIDIVMYLRSEVVANPDGTFRKQRWVEEVLVVQPSIDAARGYATTPIFTPNQLGQAVATGKLDNFLAQELARHGFDLEAYKAESQANPGVATS